From Etheostoma cragini isolate CJK2018 chromosome 1, CSU_Ecrag_1.0, whole genome shotgun sequence, a single genomic window includes:
- the c1h15orf48 gene encoding normal mucosa of esophagus-specific gene 1 protein produces the protein MVGFFQMLRKKKELIPLIGFMAFAATGATSAATYFLLTKPDVILNKTRNPEPWERLNPSKPQKLITINQQWKPVEELEYVKSLTK, from the exons ATGGTGGGATTTTTCCAAatgttgagaaagaaaaaggag ttgATCCCTCTGATAGGGTTCATGGCTTTTGCGGCAACAGGAGCCACCTCTGCTGCTACCTACTTTCTATTAACCAAACCTGATGTTAT CTTGAATAAGACCAGAAACCCAGAACCATGGGAGAGACTTAACCCATCCAAACCCCAAAAG CTCATCACCATCAATCAGCAATGGAAACCAGTGGAGGAGCTGGAGTATGTAAAGAGCCTCACCAAGTAA